GATGTGGTTGGACAGTAGCGTGTAGACGGTGCTGTCCAGCGCCGGGAGGCAGCCAGACGCGCGACTCGTGGCAGCCGTCTCGAGCACAAGGGGCGGGGCTGTCAATTGCGCAAGACGTCGAGCGCCGCCTCGGGGCGGGCAGTGCGGCTGCGCAGCGCCAGCGCGGCGAGGAGGCCGCCCGCGAGCAGCGTGCCGGTGAAGAGCGCCAGCGCGGGCCAGCCGCCTTCGGCCCAGAACCAGCCGCCGGACGTGCCCATGATGCTCGAGCCCATGTAGTAGGCAAGGAGGTAGAGCGAGGCCGCGTGCCCCTTGGAGCCCTCGGCCAGCCGCCCAACCCAGCCGCTGGCCACGGAATGGGTGACGAAGAAGCCGATGGTCAGGATGACGATGCCGCCGATGATCGGAACGAGGCCCGTGAGGCAGGTCAGGCCGAGGCCGAGCCCGGCGATGCACAGGCCCGAGACGAGGACCGGGCCGCGGCCGATGCGGTCGGACAGGGCGCCTGCCGTGGACGAGGCCGCGATGCCGAAGAGGTAGGCGGTGAAGATGAGGCTGACGTGGGCCTGGGTGAGGCCGTAGGGCGGCTGCAGCAGCCGGAAGGTGGAGTAGTTGTAGACCGTGACGAAGGCGCCCATGACCAGGCAGCCGATGAGGAAGAGCAGCGGCAGCCCTCTGCTGCGCAGGTGCCCGCCCCAGGCGGCCAGGTGGTGGCGGGCGTTGAAGCCGGGCCTGGGCGTGAAGTTGCGCGAGGCGGGCAGAAGCGCGATGAAGCCGAGCGCAGCGGCGAGGCCGAGGCCGCCGAGCACGCCCACGGCCA
The DNA window shown above is from Desulfovibrio sp. X2 and carries:
- a CDS encoding MFS transporter, with protein sequence MEESSRPPSSGGMSVPSACGASSGSPLRAAAGTAGSDATSRDATSRDATFRDAAPRDAARGASPQWTRRGTRCYRRISLALFLAGFATFSLIYCVQPLLPEFAQEFSVGAAESSVALSLTTGLLAFSILCAGAVSEALGRRGLMFWAMAAAAGLNICVAFAPSWHVLLVERALEGLVLGGVPAVAMAYLAEEIHPGGLGFAMGLYVGGTAFGGMFGRVATGMITQYTSWRMAVGVLGGLGLAAALGFIALLPASRNFTPRPGFNARHHLAAWGGHLRSRGLPLLFLIGCLVMGAFVTVYNYSTFRLLQPPYGLTQAHVSLIFTAYLFGIAASSTAGALSDRIGRGPVLVSGLCIAGLGLGLTCLTGLVPIIGGIVILTIGFFVTHSVASGWVGRLAEGSKGHAASLYLLAYYMGSSIMGTSGGWFWAEGGWPALALFTGTLLAGGLLAALALRSRTARPEAALDVLRN